Proteins co-encoded in one Bacillus infantis NRRL B-14911 genomic window:
- a CDS encoding 16S rRNA (uracil(1498)-N(3))-methyltransferase: MQRYFTNRDKDGRFIIAGDDFHHITRVMRMKEGDSIICAVRGGRSAVCRIEEITDEQVIAEVVQWKEASSELPIKAAIASGLPKGDKLELIIQKGTELGASVFIPFTAARSIVKWDEKKAGKKTERWQKIAKEAAEQSHRDLQPDVLQPVSMKELIDLGKGYDRKVIAYEEDAKDGESSAFASLLSGMEKGQSLLMVFGPEGGLSEKEVALLKDNGFLSCGLGPRILRTETAPLYALAAVSYHFELMR, from the coding sequence ATGCAGCGATATTTTACAAATCGGGATAAGGATGGCAGATTCATCATAGCAGGCGACGATTTCCACCATATTACAAGGGTCATGCGCATGAAGGAAGGGGACAGCATTATTTGTGCCGTCCGCGGCGGCAGGAGTGCGGTATGCCGGATTGAAGAAATTACCGATGAACAAGTGATTGCGGAAGTAGTACAATGGAAGGAAGCGAGCTCAGAGCTTCCAATCAAAGCTGCAATAGCGAGCGGATTGCCTAAAGGGGATAAGCTCGAACTGATCATCCAAAAGGGGACAGAGCTTGGAGCTTCAGTGTTTATCCCTTTTACTGCAGCCCGTTCGATTGTAAAATGGGATGAGAAGAAAGCGGGAAAGAAAACAGAACGCTGGCAGAAAATCGCCAAAGAAGCGGCTGAGCAGTCTCATAGAGATTTGCAGCCTGATGTGCTCCAGCCTGTGAGCATGAAAGAGCTGATAGACCTGGGCAAGGGCTATGACCGTAAAGTGATTGCCTATGAAGAAGATGCCAAAGACGGGGAAAGCTCTGCTTTTGCATCTCTTTTGTCGGGCATGGAAAAGGGGCAGTCCCTTCTCATGGTGTTTGGCCCGGAAGGCGGCCTCTCGGAAAAGGAAGTTGCACTCTTAAAGGACAATGGATTTTTGTCATGCGGACTTGGCCCGAGGATATTGCGTACTGAAACAGCGCCGCTATATGCGCTTGCGGCTGTTTCTTATCATTTTGAACTAATGAGGTGA